A single window of Candidatus Methylomirabilota bacterium DNA harbors:
- a CDS encoding (2Fe-2S)-binding protein: MDTINVRLIVNGTPREGRCEPRKLLVDFLREDLGLTGTHVGCEHGVCGACTILVNGEAARSCIMLAVQADGSELVTVEGLARDGRLHPLQEAFREHHALQCGFCTPGMLLAALDFLKMHPDPTESQIREGLSAVLCRCTGYQGIVNAVKAAAPVLRRG; the protein is encoded by the coding sequence GTGGATACGATCAACGTCCGCCTGATCGTCAACGGCACACCCCGCGAGGGACGCTGCGAGCCGCGGAAGCTGCTGGTGGACTTTCTGCGCGAGGACCTCGGCCTCACCGGGACTCATGTCGGCTGCGAGCACGGCGTCTGTGGGGCCTGCACGATCCTCGTGAACGGGGAGGCTGCTCGCTCCTGCATCATGCTGGCGGTCCAAGCCGACGGGAGCGAACTCGTCACGGTGGAGGGCCTGGCCCGGGACGGACGCCTGCACCCCTTACAAGAGGCCTTCCGCGAGCACCACGCCCTGCAGTGCGGTTTCTGCACGCCGGGGATGCTGCTCGCCGCGCTGGATTTCTTGAAGATGCATCCCGATCCGACCGAGAGCCAGATCCGGGAAGGGCTCTCCGCCGTGCTCTGCCGCTGCACCGGCTATCAGGGCATCGTCAATGCGGTGAAGGCGGCGGCGCCGGTGCTGCGCCGAGGCTAG
- a CDS encoding xanthine dehydrogenase family protein molybdopterin-binding subunit: protein MSAATRWIGRSLRRREDARLLTGRAAFIDDHPPTGGVHHAAIVRSPHAHARILGYDVAAALAMEGVVGVVTGEDVAKSTRPFSVGVTAPVRYFCAATDKARFVGEPVAVVVARDRYLAEDAAETVSVQYEPLPVVVDPEQALEPAAPLLHEAVGTNLAGHRRLVYGDPDQAFREADVVVRERFRFPKYGSTPIETYGIIARWDPLDGVLTVWSNFMGPFIMHPLTARVLGLPENKLRFIVPTDIGGSFGIKSSIYPYIALIGLAAMKTGVPVKWIEDRREHLLASSSGTDRVADREVAARRDGTVLGMRFKWLDNVGGYIRSPEPGCSFRPTGNFVGPYRFQHLEVDASVVMTNKSLTGPNRGYACGHLYFETEGMMDRLAERLGLDPAEIRRRNLLRPEQMPYRTPTGGFYDSGDYVAAFDKALELAKYPELRRRQSQARAEGRYFGIGIALAVDPSVSNMGYVATALDPQFRAKPEYLPKSGAVDAATVKVDPLGRITAILATTPQGQGHQTIVAQIVADELGVGPDEVTVVDEMDTFTRVWSISSGTYSSRFGSVGTSAVALAARKLKRKLCEYAAHLMEVPADQVEFSEGAVRRKNGKGPAYSIKDLAGRGHWHTESLPEGMEPGLQATAVFGFTVAKAVDAEDRVNSSNTYGFIAEVMAVEVDPQTAGIRILEYVTVHDAGTIINPMIAEGQIYGGALHGLGGALYEELRYDETGQLLTATFMDYLVPTATEAPTIEIAHVVSPSPLTPLGSKGLGESSSMTVPAVIANAVSDALAPLGVRITELPITPDRLWHMIREASARMPARP from the coding sequence ATGAGCGCGGCGACGAGGTGGATCGGCCGGTCGCTCCGCCGCCGTGAGGATGCGCGCCTGCTCACCGGGCGCGCCGCCTTCATCGACGACCATCCGCCGACCGGCGGTGTCCATCATGCGGCCATCGTCCGGTCGCCTCATGCCCACGCCCGGATCCTGGGCTACGACGTGGCTGCCGCGCTGGCCATGGAAGGCGTGGTCGGGGTGGTCACCGGCGAAGACGTGGCCAAGTCGACCCGGCCGTTCTCCGTGGGCGTCACCGCGCCCGTTCGGTACTTCTGCGCGGCGACGGACAAGGCCCGCTTCGTGGGCGAGCCGGTGGCGGTGGTCGTGGCCCGCGACCGGTATCTGGCCGAGGATGCCGCCGAGACGGTGAGCGTCCAGTACGAGCCGCTGCCAGTGGTCGTCGATCCCGAGCAGGCACTGGAGCCGGCGGCGCCGTTGTTGCACGAGGCGGTCGGCACGAACCTGGCCGGCCACCGCCGGCTCGTCTACGGCGATCCCGACCAGGCCTTTCGCGAGGCCGACGTCGTCGTTCGCGAGCGTTTCCGGTTCCCCAAGTACGGCTCGACGCCGATCGAGACTTACGGGATCATCGCCCGCTGGGACCCCCTGGACGGCGTGCTCACGGTCTGGTCCAACTTCATGGGCCCGTTCATCATGCACCCGCTCACGGCGCGGGTGCTGGGCCTCCCCGAGAACAAGCTCCGTTTCATCGTGCCCACCGACATCGGCGGCTCCTTCGGTATCAAGAGCAGCATCTACCCCTACATCGCGCTCATCGGGCTGGCCGCCATGAAGACCGGGGTGCCCGTGAAGTGGATCGAGGACCGGCGCGAGCACCTGCTGGCTTCCTCGAGCGGCACCGACCGGGTCGCCGACCGCGAGGTCGCCGCCCGTCGGGACGGAACCGTGCTGGGCATGCGGTTCAAGTGGCTGGACAACGTCGGAGGCTACATCCGCAGCCCCGAGCCCGGGTGCTCGTTCCGTCCTACCGGCAATTTCGTGGGCCCCTACCGCTTTCAGCACCTGGAGGTCGACGCCTCGGTCGTCATGACCAACAAGAGCCTGACCGGTCCGAACCGCGGCTACGCCTGTGGTCACCTCTACTTCGAGACGGAAGGCATGATGGATCGCCTGGCCGAGCGCCTCGGGCTCGACCCCGCCGAGATCCGCCGGCGTAACCTGCTGCGGCCCGAACAGATGCCGTACCGCACGCCGACGGGAGGGTTCTACGACAGCGGCGACTACGTCGCCGCGTTCGACAAGGCGCTCGAGCTGGCCAAGTACCCCGAGCTCAGGCGTCGCCAGAGCCAGGCCCGTGCGGAAGGGCGATACTTCGGTATCGGTATCGCGTTGGCCGTGGATCCCTCGGTCTCCAATATGGGGTACGTGGCGACGGCGCTGGACCCGCAGTTTCGGGCCAAGCCCGAGTATCTGCCCAAATCCGGTGCGGTGGACGCAGCGACGGTGAAGGTGGATCCCCTGGGGCGGATCACCGCCATCCTGGCCACCACGCCGCAGGGACAGGGGCACCAGACCATCGTGGCCCAGATCGTGGCCGATGAGCTGGGGGTCGGCCCGGACGAGGTCACCGTGGTCGACGAGATGGACACGTTCACGCGGGTGTGGTCGATCTCGTCGGGCACGTACTCCAGCCGCTTCGGCTCGGTCGGCACCAGCGCGGTGGCCCTGGCCGCACGCAAGCTCAAGCGCAAGCTCTGCGAGTACGCCGCGCACCTCATGGAAGTCCCGGCCGATCAGGTGGAGTTCAGCGAGGGCGCGGTACGCCGCAAGAACGGCAAGGGGCCAGCGTATTCCATCAAGGATCTGGCCGGGCGTGGCCACTGGCATACCGAGTCGCTGCCGGAGGGGATGGAGCCGGGACTGCAGGCCACCGCCGTCTTCGGCTTCACAGTGGCCAAGGCCGTGGACGCCGAGGACCGGGTGAACTCCTCCAACACCTACGGCTTCATCGCCGAGGTGATGGCCGTTGAGGTCGACCCACAGACCGCCGGGATCAGGATTCTCGAATACGTGACGGTGCACGACGCCGGCACGATCATCAATCCCATGATCGCCGAAGGCCAGATCTACGGCGGCGCCCTCCACGGCCTGGGGGGCGCGCTGTACGAGGAGCTACGGTACGACGAGACCGGCCAGCTCCTGACGGCCACGTTCATGGACTACCTGGTGCCCACCGCCACCGAGGCCCCGACCATCGAGATCGCGCACGTCGTGTCGCCCTCACCGCTCACTCCGCTCGGCTCCAAGGGGCTGGGCGAGTCCTCCTCGATGACGGTTCCCGCGGTGATCGCCAACGCGGTGAGTGACGCGCTGGCCCCGCTCGGGGTGCGGATCACCGAGCTGCCGATCACGCCGGACCGGTTGTGGCATATGATCCGTGAGGCGAGCGCCAGGATGCCAGCGAGACCATGA
- a CDS encoding phenylacetate--CoA ligase: protein MSGRYLEPDIETATRESLRSLQEARLREQVAHAYAHSPFYRRKLDASGVKPEEIRSLDDLPRLPFTSKDELKQDQAEHPLWGTVLAVPFEQCLRVHMTSATTGRPLAFVDTKEDWYRFYHSYARSLWAFGIRPADMVMAAFSYGPWIGYWSGFYAAQDLGCMVFPAGGLSTDQRIDALLTYPITVLGCTPSYALFLAEQAQKKGIDLATQTKVRITWHTGEPGASIPATKARIETAFGAQAFDLPGLTEIAAWGFECDARSGLTHVHEDYCYPEVLDERDQPVKPGERGELVFTSLYRKAMPLVRYRTRDIVQLADAPCPCGRTLVAFVGGVLARLDDMKKVRGIIVYPRRVEEIVRGQRGVDEFQIVFRRTEGLDDILVRVDPAPSLGRGEREGLQRALGEELRVGLGIRVSVELTEPGTLPRFDHKAKRVRDERSEVPF, encoded by the coding sequence ATGAGCGGACGATACCTCGAGCCCGACATCGAGACAGCGACCCGGGAGTCGCTCCGGTCACTCCAGGAAGCGCGGCTGCGCGAGCAAGTGGCCCACGCCTACGCGCACAGCCCGTTCTATCGACGAAAGCTCGATGCGTCGGGGGTCAAGCCCGAGGAGATCAGATCGCTGGACGATTTGCCGCGGCTGCCCTTCACCAGCAAGGATGAGCTGAAGCAGGACCAGGCCGAGCATCCCCTGTGGGGGACGGTCCTGGCCGTCCCCTTCGAGCAATGCCTGCGTGTCCACATGACTTCGGCCACGACCGGCCGCCCCCTCGCCTTCGTCGACACGAAGGAGGACTGGTACCGGTTCTACCATTCCTATGCGCGCTCGCTGTGGGCCTTCGGTATTCGGCCGGCCGACATGGTCATGGCCGCCTTCTCCTACGGACCGTGGATCGGATACTGGTCCGGCTTCTACGCGGCTCAGGACCTCGGGTGCATGGTCTTTCCGGCCGGCGGCCTGTCGACCGACCAGCGGATCGATGCGCTGCTGACGTATCCCATCACGGTGCTCGGTTGCACGCCGTCCTACGCGCTGTTCCTGGCCGAGCAGGCCCAGAAGAAGGGCATCGATCTGGCGACGCAGACCAAGGTGCGCATCACCTGGCACACGGGCGAGCCCGGCGCGTCGATCCCCGCGACCAAGGCCCGGATCGAGACGGCCTTCGGCGCCCAAGCCTTCGATCTGCCCGGGCTCACCGAGATCGCGGCCTGGGGGTTCGAGTGCGACGCCCGCAGCGGGCTCACGCACGTCCACGAGGATTACTGCTACCCGGAGGTCCTGGACGAGCGCGACCAGCCGGTGAAGCCCGGCGAGCGGGGTGAGCTGGTCTTTACCAGCCTCTATCGCAAGGCCATGCCGCTGGTGCGCTATCGCACGCGCGATATCGTTCAACTGGCCGATGCCCCCTGTCCGTGCGGCCGTACGCTGGTCGCCTTCGTGGGCGGCGTGCTGGCCCGGCTGGACGACATGAAGAAGGTGCGCGGAATCATCGTCTATCCCCGCCGCGTGGAGGAGATCGTCCGCGGGCAGCGCGGTGTGGACGAATTCCAGATCGTGTTCCGCCGCACCGAGGGACTCGACGACATCCTGGTTCGCGTCGACCCGGCGCCGTCGCTGGGCCGGGGGGAGCGGGAGGGGCTCCAGCGCGCGCTGGGGGAGGAGCTGCGGGTGGGGCTCGGCATCCGGGTCAGCGTGGAGCTGACCGAGCCCGGGACGCTGCCGCGGTTCGACCACAAAGCCAAGCGCGTGAGAGACGAGCGGAGCGAAGTGCCGTTCTAG
- a CDS encoding anti-sigma factor, which translates to MTHEPFDTQAAAYALGALDGEERSAFERHLAAGCDRCQAMLRESAEALAALAAQLPPAPPPLEVRAALLQRIDANAVRRQAAVLPRRRWLAWTATAVAAMLIGGLGVGLLLVNRYEAHLSSLAREIDAERTRLGAVLRERAAAEAILDLLRDPATRLVALRGAGPTSQAVARVVWHEAMGGWVLVAKLPPARPGTTYELWTFSRGRPSPAGVFDVDAGGSAMHRFAATDRPVEGFVVTLEPAGGVPAPTGPIVLAAR; encoded by the coding sequence ATGACCCACGAACCGTTCGACACACAAGCCGCAGCCTATGCATTGGGGGCCCTAGACGGAGAGGAGCGCTCGGCGTTCGAACGCCACCTGGCCGCCGGCTGCGACCGGTGTCAGGCCATGCTCCGCGAGTCGGCGGAGGCACTCGCCGCGCTCGCGGCCCAGCTTCCGCCTGCCCCGCCACCACTGGAGGTGCGGGCCGCGCTACTCCAGCGCATCGACGCCAACGCCGTGCGCCGCCAAGCCGCCGTTCTACCCCGGCGGAGGTGGCTCGCGTGGACGGCCACAGCCGTGGCCGCGATGCTGATCGGGGGGCTGGGGGTCGGTCTGCTGTTGGTGAATCGCTACGAGGCTCACCTGAGCAGCCTGGCCCGAGAGATCGATGCCGAGCGCACCCGGCTGGGAGCGGTCCTCCGCGAACGCGCCGCAGCGGAGGCGATCCTCGACCTCCTGCGCGACCCGGCCACCCGCCTGGTGGCCCTGCGAGGAGCTGGCCCGACCTCCCAGGCGGTGGCTCGCGTGGTCTGGCATGAGGCGATGGGGGGCTGGGTGCTCGTGGCCAAGCTACCGCCGGCACGGCCAGGCACCACCTACGAGCTCTGGACGTTCAGCCGAGGCCGTCCCAGCCCGGCTGGCGTCTTCGACGTGGACGCCGGCGGCTCGGCGATGCACCGTTTCGCCGCCACCGACCGTCCTGTCGAGGGCTTTGTCGTCACCCTCGAGCCCGCGGGCGGCGTGCCGGCCCCTACGGGCCCGATCGTCCTGGCGGCCCGCTAG
- a CDS encoding amidohydrolase family protein produces MRLEIIDADGHVTETWEQIARHLEEPYRKRPLLTPFFPQDGWDRRLTGAFHDWAGDVKAWHEALDAGGMTLSVLFPTLGLFMPFLRDPDWAAATCRAYNTMLHEELTSQSSRLRGVALLPLQDPAAAVAELRRTVTCYGFVGAMLAADGPYLLGHPRFDPIYAAAQELDVPVCVHASGTDMSTLGVEPFPKFIQAHTVSHAFGQMRQITSMIFEGVPARFPRLRIAYLEAGVGWVPYFVQRMDEEFEKRGHVEAPRLPRRPSEYVKGGNIYFSCEAEEVLLRAAIDYVGASQILYASDFPHWDHSYPQSLKELRDRPDLTDGEKRQILSENPRRLYRFRGAPA; encoded by the coding sequence ATGCGCTTGGAGATCATCGACGCCGATGGGCACGTGACCGAGACGTGGGAGCAGATCGCCCGCCATCTGGAGGAGCCGTACCGCAAGCGCCCGCTGCTCACGCCGTTCTTTCCCCAGGACGGCTGGGATCGCCGCCTCACCGGCGCCTTCCACGACTGGGCCGGCGACGTCAAGGCCTGGCACGAAGCGCTGGACGCCGGCGGCATGACGCTGAGCGTGCTCTTCCCGACGCTCGGGCTGTTCATGCCCTTCCTGCGCGACCCCGACTGGGCCGCGGCCACCTGCCGCGCCTACAACACCATGCTGCACGAAGAGCTCACGAGCCAGAGCTCGCGGCTTCGGGGCGTCGCGCTGCTGCCCCTGCAGGACCCGGCCGCAGCGGTGGCCGAGCTCCGGCGTACCGTCACCTGCTATGGCTTCGTGGGAGCCATGCTGGCTGCCGACGGGCCGTACCTGCTGGGCCACCCGCGCTTCGATCCAATCTACGCGGCGGCCCAGGAGCTGGACGTGCCGGTGTGCGTGCACGCGTCGGGCACGGACATGAGCACGCTGGGGGTAGAGCCGTTTCCCAAGTTCATCCAGGCGCACACCGTGTCCCACGCGTTCGGCCAGATGCGCCAGATCACCTCGATGATCTTCGAGGGCGTGCCCGCCCGGTTCCCGCGCCTGCGCATCGCCTACCTCGAGGCCGGGGTCGGCTGGGTACCCTACTTCGTGCAGCGGATGGACGAGGAGTTCGAGAAGCGGGGCCACGTCGAGGCGCCGCGCCTGCCCCGGCGGCCGAGCGAGTACGTCAAGGGCGGCAACATCTACTTCTCCTGCGAGGCCGAGGAGGTGCTGCTCCGGGCGGCGATCGACTACGTCGGCGCCAGCCAGATCCTGTACGCCTCCGACTTCCCCCACTGGGACCACAGCTATCCCCAGTCGCTCAAAGAGCTGCGTGACCGACCCGACCTCACCGACGGCGAAAAGCGGCAGATTCTGTCCGAGAATCCGCGGCGGCTCTACCGCTTCCGCGGAGCGCCGGCCTGA
- a CDS encoding xanthine dehydrogenase family protein subunit M, with protein MKPPRFEYHAPRTLEEAVSLLDRYRGEAKVLAGGQSLMPLLNFRLVRPAALIDLNRITALDYIRQVDGQVRFGAMTRQRAVEFSSVIRQHLPLLTEATRWVGHLPIRTRGTIGGSIAHADPAAEYPAVLAALEGEVVARSPRGERTVRASELFQTYLTTTLAPDEILTEVRLPVAPAGAGYAFEEFARRHGDFAIVGIAAVVTVDGRRVVRARLATAGASPVPVRLWPAEEILERDGLGDEAIDAAAARARELVEPDSDIHASADYRRHLTGVLTARALKRARARIEDGK; from the coding sequence ATGAAGCCGCCGCGCTTCGAGTACCACGCGCCGAGGACGCTGGAGGAGGCGGTGAGCCTGCTGGATCGCTACCGGGGCGAGGCAAAGGTGCTGGCCGGCGGGCAAAGCCTCATGCCGCTCTTGAACTTCCGGCTCGTCCGGCCCGCCGCGCTGATCGACCTGAACCGCATCACCGCCCTGGACTACATCCGCCAGGTGGACGGGCAGGTGAGATTCGGGGCGATGACCCGCCAGCGGGCGGTCGAGTTCTCGTCCGTGATCCGCCAGCACCTGCCCCTCCTGACGGAGGCGACCCGCTGGGTGGGCCACCTGCCCATTCGCACCCGCGGAACGATCGGCGGCTCCATCGCGCACGCCGACCCCGCGGCGGAGTACCCGGCGGTGCTCGCGGCGCTCGAAGGCGAGGTGGTCGCCCGCAGTCCCCGGGGCGAGCGAACCGTGCGAGCCTCGGAGCTCTTCCAGACCTATCTGACGACGACCCTGGCGCCCGACGAGATCCTCACCGAGGTCCGGCTGCCGGTCGCGCCGGCCGGGGCCGGCTACGCCTTCGAAGAGTTCGCGCGCCGTCACGGTGATTTTGCCATCGTCGGCATCGCGGCTGTAGTCACCGTGGACGGCCGCCGCGTCGTCCGGGCCCGCCTCGCCACGGCTGGCGCCAGCCCGGTGCCGGTCCGCCTGTGGCCGGCCGAGGAGATCCTCGAGCGTGACGGCCTCGGTGACGAGGCCATCGATGCGGCGGCGGCCCGGGCCCGAGAGCTGGTCGAGCCGGACTCCGACATCCACGCGTCGGCCGATTACCGCCGTCATCTCACCGGGGTGCTGACCGCACGAGCGCTGAAGCGGGCCCGCGCCCGTATCGAGGACGGCAAGTAG
- a CDS encoding xanthine dehydrogenase family protein molybdopterin-binding subunit, giving the protein MIGAPLRRLEDARFLTGQGQYVADLLLPGTLHAAFLRSAHAHATITRVDPSRAGRAAGVTACVTSAELGGRVRPLVAPSRMKSYRPTEFPALARGKVRYVGEAVAVVVGENRYVAEDALDLIDVEYAPLPVVADAEAALAPSSPLVHETAAANTLLSRRFTQGDATTALKAAAVVVGDRFRFHRHAGVAMENRACLAQYRPVEGLLTLWTSTQVPGIVRDALAEVLGLPARRIRVVAPDVGGGFGVKTVVYPEEVAVCALTMALGRPVTWVSDRREDLLASTQAWDEIIDAQLGVDADGTIRGLRARVVADVGAYSIYPWTASIEVIQVVSFLPGPYRVPHYDAEAVGVATNKAPMGPYRGVGRPVSVFVMEALLDRAARRLGMDPVEMRRRNLIGADELPYRSPSGIVWDSGAFRESLERACAAADYESLRLEQARGRAAGRHLGIGLASYVELTGVGSAIPVSPGADIATGTEGVTVRIDPGGGVTAVFGLACHGQGHETALAQVVSAELGVRVEDVRVMLGDTALSPHGTGTYASRSAVLGGGAAILAARALRDKALTIAAHQLEVAPHDLQLMDGVIAVRGVADRAVGLAQVAAAAYAGGKRLPPGLEPGLEATRFYDPYFGTASNATHLAVVEVDAATCAARVLRYLVVEDCGRIINPLIVEGQAVGGVVQGIGAALLEEVVYADNGQLLTGSLMDYPIPTAAELPSVEVVHLEIPSPTTLGGFKGVGEGGTIGAPAAVANAVADALAPMGIAISELPVTGERLFRLLARAGAVTASRPR; this is encoded by the coding sequence ATGATCGGCGCTCCGCTGCGGCGCCTGGAGGATGCGCGCTTTCTCACCGGCCAGGGGCAGTACGTCGCCGATCTCCTGCTGCCCGGCACCCTGCACGCTGCGTTTCTCCGCAGCGCTCATGCGCACGCGACGATCACCCGGGTAGATCCGTCACGGGCGGGCCGGGCCGCGGGCGTGACCGCATGCGTCACGAGCGCCGAGCTCGGCGGGCGCGTCCGGCCCCTGGTGGCGCCGTCACGGATGAAGAGCTACCGGCCGACCGAGTTCCCGGCCCTGGCCCGGGGCAAGGTCCGATACGTCGGTGAGGCCGTCGCGGTGGTGGTCGGAGAGAACCGCTACGTGGCCGAGGACGCGCTGGACCTGATCGACGTGGAGTACGCACCGCTGCCCGTGGTGGCCGACGCCGAGGCGGCGCTGGCGCCGTCGAGCCCGCTCGTCCACGAGACGGCCGCCGCCAATACGCTGCTCTCGCGCAGGTTCACCCAGGGCGACGCGACCACCGCCCTGAAGGCCGCCGCCGTGGTCGTGGGCGATCGCTTTCGCTTCCACCGGCACGCCGGCGTGGCCATGGAGAATCGGGCGTGCCTGGCCCAGTACCGCCCGGTCGAAGGCCTGCTCACGTTGTGGACGTCCACCCAGGTTCCGGGGATCGTTCGCGATGCCCTGGCCGAGGTGCTGGGCCTGCCGGCCCGGCGCATCCGGGTGGTGGCCCCCGACGTGGGCGGTGGCTTCGGCGTCAAGACGGTGGTGTACCCCGAGGAGGTCGCCGTGTGCGCGCTGACCATGGCGCTGGGGCGTCCGGTGACATGGGTGAGCGATCGTCGCGAGGACCTGCTCGCCAGCACCCAGGCCTGGGACGAGATCATCGACGCGCAGCTCGGCGTCGATGCCGACGGCACGATCCGCGGGCTCCGGGCGCGGGTCGTCGCCGACGTCGGCGCGTACTCCATCTACCCGTGGACGGCCAGCATCGAGGTGATCCAGGTCGTGTCCTTCCTCCCCGGGCCTTACCGGGTGCCCCACTACGACGCCGAGGCCGTGGGCGTCGCCACCAACAAGGCGCCCATGGGGCCCTACCGGGGCGTGGGACGCCCGGTCTCCGTCTTCGTCATGGAGGCGCTGCTCGACCGGGCTGCGCGCCGGCTCGGAATGGATCCCGTGGAGATGCGTCGGCGCAATCTGATCGGCGCCGACGAGCTGCCCTATCGCTCGCCCTCGGGCATCGTCTGGGACAGCGGGGCCTTTCGGGAATCCCTCGAGCGCGCCTGCGCCGCGGCCGATTACGAGAGCCTCCGCCTGGAGCAGGCGCGGGGGCGGGCCGCCGGGCGCCACCTCGGCATCGGGCTCGCCTCGTACGTGGAGCTGACCGGCGTGGGCTCGGCCATCCCGGTCTCCCCCGGCGCCGACATCGCCACCGGGACGGAAGGGGTGACGGTGCGGATAGATCCCGGCGGTGGCGTCACCGCCGTCTTCGGTCTGGCCTGTCACGGGCAGGGGCACGAGACCGCGCTGGCCCAGGTGGTGTCCGCCGAGCTGGGCGTCCGGGTGGAGGACGTACGCGTCATGCTCGGCGACACGGCGCTGAGCCCGCACGGCACGGGCACTTACGCGAGCCGCAGCGCGGTGCTCGGCGGCGGCGCCGCCATCCTCGCGGCGCGGGCCCTGCGCGACAAAGCCCTGACCATCGCGGCCCACCAGCTCGAAGTGGCGCCCCACGACCTGCAGCTCATGGACGGCGTCATCGCCGTACGCGGCGTGGCTGATCGGGCGGTGGGCCTGGCCCAGGTCGCGGCGGCGGCGTACGCCGGGGGTAAACGCTTGCCGCCGGGCCTGGAGCCCGGTCTCGAGGCCACACGCTTCTACGACCCGTACTTCGGCACGGCCTCCAACGCCACGCACCTGGCGGTGGTGGAGGTGGACGCGGCGACCTGCGCGGCCCGCGTACTCCGCTATCTCGTAGTCGAGGATTGCGGCCGCATCATCAACCCGTTGATCGTGGAAGGTCAGGCTGTCGGCGGGGTCGTCCAGGGCATCGGCGCCGCGTTGCTGGAGGAGGTCGTGTACGCCGACAACGGGCAGCTACTCACCGGCAGCCTCATGGACTACCCGATCCCGACTGCCGCCGAGCTGCCCTCGGTGGAGGTGGTGCACCTGGAGATCCCGTCGCCGACGACGCTGGGCGGGTTCAAGGGCGTGGGCGAGGGCGGGACGATCGGTGCCCCGGCAGCCGTCGCCAACGCCGTGGCAGACGCTCTGGCGCCGATGGGCATCGCCATCAGCGAGCTGCCCGTCACCGGCGAGCGGCTCTTCCGCCTGCTGGCTAGGGCCGGGGCAGTGACCGCGTCGCGACCGAGGTGA
- a CDS encoding sigma-70 family RNA polymerase sigma factor, whose translation MTHGAELIRGMANGDRNAFARFYDRYAPMAYRVVRGILREPADAAEVLQDVFWEARVGPASYDPQRGSPEAWIVMRARTRAIDQVRSVRKRTEVFGAPLGAAAAVTPAEPGGDVATRAAERVTMKTALDDLPEAQREIIELAYWNGLTHAEIAARLGQPLGTVKTRMRLGLERLKELLRSGH comes from the coding sequence ATGACACACGGGGCAGAGCTGATCCGCGGGATGGCGAACGGCGACCGGAACGCCTTCGCACGCTTTTACGACCGTTATGCGCCGATGGCGTACCGGGTGGTCCGCGGCATCCTGCGCGAGCCCGCCGACGCCGCAGAGGTGCTCCAGGACGTCTTCTGGGAGGCCCGGGTCGGGCCTGCCAGCTACGACCCCCAGCGAGGAAGCCCCGAAGCCTGGATCGTCATGCGGGCCCGCACCCGGGCAATCGATCAGGTCCGTTCCGTGCGTAAGAGAACTGAGGTCTTCGGCGCGCCGCTGGGCGCGGCGGCGGCCGTGACCCCGGCCGAGCCGGGGGGCGACGTTGCCACCCGGGCGGCGGAGCGGGTCACCATGAAGACCGCTCTCGACGACCTGCCCGAGGCGCAACGGGAGATCATCGAGCTCGCGTACTGGAACGGCCTGACCCACGCCGAGATCGCGGCGCGCCTCGGGCAGCCGCTGGGGACGGTCAAGACGCGGATGCGGCTCGGACTGGAACGCCTAAAGGAACTTCTCAGGTCAGGCCATTGA